The genomic DNA GCAGATAAGAACAGTGTCCCTCAGCCAGAAGAGAAGGATCCGTTCCTGGTGGAGTACAGTGGAGAGGATGATCCAGAACATCCGCTCAATTGGAGCGTGGGGAAAAGGGCTTTGACGGTTGCGGAGGTGTTTGTTTTGTCCTGTGTCACGTATATGGGCTCCTCTATCTACACTCCTGGGCAGGAACAAATTCAACAGGAGTTCCATGTCGGACATGTGGTTGGCACGTTGAATCTTTCGATGTATGTTCTAGGCTACGGTCTGGGACCgattattttttcaccaCTCTCAGAGTTTGCCACAATTGGTCGTCAGCAGCTCTACATTTGGACGTTATTTGGCTATACGATGTTACAAGTCGGATGTGCTCTTGTGAATAACATTGCCGGCCTGGTCATTTTGAGGTTTATTACCGGCATTCTTTGCTCCCCTTCGTTGTCGACAGGGGGTGCTACCATTGGGGACATAGTTGCGCCAAATTACGTTCCAGCATTCATGGGTGTCTGGTCTATCGGCACGGTTTGCGCGCCAATCATTGGACCTTTGCTGGGTGCCTCTATGGTGGTCGCCGAAGATTGGAGATTTATCTTTTGGCTTTTGATGTGGTTAAGTAGTCTCACTTTGATTGTTTTGGTGTTCTTTTTCCCTGAGACGAGTAATGAAAACATTTTATACCGCAGAGCAGTAAGACTGAGAAAGTTGACAGGTGACAATAGATACTATACTTTGAAAGAGAGAGAAGAGAGCAAATTgagtttcaaagaatttatATTTACTGCCCTCTATAGGCCTTTTGAGATGATTATCAAGGACCCAATCGTTTTAGCCCTTGATTTGTACATTGCTCTTTGTTACGGTAcattttatcttttctttgaggCTTTCCCCATAGTGTTTGTTGGTATCTATAACTTCACCTTAATTGAAATGGGCCTAGCATTTTTGGGATTCTGTGTTGGCTGCATAATCGCGTACGCAGTTTGTATGCTATTTTTAGTGAAAGTCGTTGGCAAGCAATTTCAAGATGGAACTTTCACGCCAGAAACTTTTATGCAACTAGCAATGGGTGTTTGTTGGAGTTTGCCGTTATCGCtatttttatttggatGGACTGCCTCTGTTCATTGGATTTTGCCTATAATTTCGgagatattttttattctttgtGTCTTCAATCTTTTCCAAGCTacattttcatatttggCGGTTTCATATCCAAAATATATGGCATCTGTTTTTGCTGGCAATGGTCTCATGCGTGCTGGTTTCGCTTGCGCTTTCCCCCTATTTGGCAGAGCCATGTACAACAATTTAGCTATTGATGGTTATCCAGTTGCCTGGGGTTCATCGTTGTTAGGGTTCGTTTCTATTGGTCTAGCGGTTATTCCATTCGCCCTTTACAAATACGGTCCATACTTGCGTAGTAAATCCACTTTCTCTGGTTAGtatttacaaaaaagagTAGTTGGTCAGATCCATATATATACCGCTTAGAGATACACTTTTGAGACCAGCAATACTTTATTTGCCTCGtatgatttcttttttacgATAGATTTAATTATTGAGAGTTTGCATTTTTCCTTCCTTTACACATTTTTAATATAAATACAAAGAACGACATTTTGttagaaaaaatattttgatcagCTCTTCTTAAGAGCTGATACCTTCGGACCTGCGGAATCTGCTCGCATGGTCTGAAGTGTGGTAATTACTTCAGCCAAGAAAGTTGCCAGGTTTTGATCACGAAACAATTTCTTATAGTAGTTGTGATATACGCTTGGGTCCTGGTAACCTGGCACACTCCAACTAGTTTacttattttcttttcacaaTGTTGTTCCCTTCTAT from Zygotorulaspora mrakii chromosome 7, complete sequence includes the following:
- the FLR1 gene encoding Flr1p; the encoded protein is MYTDAFRNTFFVDFLEFFGLTKTFKDINNVRPSLRKSEGSNYDAERATYNSDGSANSHEVSSEVVGEKESADKNSVPQPEEKDPFLVEYSGEDDPEHPLNWSVGKRALTVAEVFVLSCVTYMGSSIYTPGQEQIQQEFHVGHVVGTLNLSMYVLGYGLGPIIFSPLSEFATIGRQQLYIWTLFGYTMLQVGCALVNNIAGLVILRFITGILCSPSLSTGGATIGDIVAPNYVPAFMGVWSIGTVCAPIIGPLLGASMVVAEDWRFIFWLLMWLSSLTLIVLVFFFPETSNENILYRRAVRLRKLTGDNRYYTLKEREESKLSFKEFIFTALYRPFEMIIKDPIVLALDLYIALCYGTFYLFFEAFPIVFVGIYNFTLIEMGLAFLGFCVGCIIAYAVCMLFLVKVVGKQFQDGTFTPETFMQLAMGVCWSLPLSLFLFGWTASVHWILPIISEIFFILCVFNLFQATFSYLAVSYPKYMASVFAGNGLMRAGFACAFPLFGRAMYNNLAIDGYPVAWGSSLLGFVSIGLAVIPFALYKYGPYLRSKSTFSG